A single genomic interval of Pseudochaenichthys georgianus chromosome 3, fPseGeo1.2, whole genome shotgun sequence harbors:
- the LOC117464449 gene encoding RNA-binding protein, mRNA-processing factor 2a isoform X1, producing MILSRNTSKISSDTSPSSSARLHLGTSSLPKFKSHQDFHCSFSRTWGKYHSTRKDLILSAAAVEASADMSIKADAEPNNNVSIEEEVRTLFVSGLPVDIKPRELYLLFRPFKGYEGSLIKLTSKQCVSSLFAFQPVGFVTFDSRSGAEAAKNALNGIRFDPESPQTLRLEFAKANTKMAKSKLMATPNPTNIHPALGAHFIARDPYDMTGAALIPASPDAWTPYPLYTTELAPGLPHAAFSYPAAAAAAAALHAQMRWYPTPSETSQPGWKSRQFC from the exons ATGATTCTCTCTCGCAATACTTCTAAGATATCCTCGGATACTTCTCCGTCCTCGTCTGCACGACTTCACCTCGGCACATCTTCTCTCCCTAAGTTCAAAAGCCACCAGGACTTTCACTGCAGCTTCAGCcgcacttgggggaaatatcaCTCGACGAGGAAAGACTTGATACTGAGTGCAGCAGCAGTTGAAGCCTCCGCCGACATGAGTATCAAGGCTGACGCAGAGCCCAACAACAATGTTTCCATCGAAGAGGAG GTGCGAACACTGTTTGTTAGTGGCCTTCCAGTGGACATTAAACCACGGGAGCTTTACCTTCTCTTCAGACCCTTTAAG GGTTATGAAGGGTCACTGATTAAGTTAACATCAAAACAG TGTGTTTCTTCCCTTTTTGCCTTCCAGCCTGTCGGGTTTGTTACCTTTGACAGTCGTTCTGGAGCTGAAGCTGCGAAAAATGCTCTGAAT GGTATCCGTTTTGACCCCGAAAGTCCCCAGACCCTGCGCTTAGAGTTTGCTAAAGCCAACACGAAGATGGCAAAGAGTAAGCTGATGGCCACACCGAACCCCACAAATATCCACCCTGCTCTAGGAGCACACTTCATTGCACGGGACCCAT ATGATATGACAGGAGCAGCACTGATCCCAGCTTCTCCAGATGCCTGGACTCCTTACCCCCTGTACACCACGGAGCTGGCCCCAGGTCTCCCTCATGCAGCCTTTAGTTACCCAGCGGCCGCTGCCGCTGCTGCAGCCCTCCACGCCCAG atgCGCTGGTACCCTACTCCCTCTGAGACTTCCCAGCCTGGATGGAAGTCCCGGCAGTTTTGTTAG
- the LOC117464449 gene encoding RNA-binding protein, mRNA-processing factor 2a isoform X2, whose product MILSRNTSKISSDTSPSSSARLHLGTSSLPKFKSHQDFHCSFSRTWGKYHSTRKDLILSAAAVEASADMSIKADAEPNNNVSIEEEVRTLFVSGLPVDIKPRELYLLFRPFKGYEGSLIKLTSKQPVGFVTFDSRSGAEAAKNALNGIRFDPESPQTLRLEFAKANTKMAKSKLMATPNPTNIHPALGAHFIARDPYDMTGAALIPASPDAWTPYPLYTTELAPGLPHAAFSYPAAAAAAAALHAQMRWYPTPSETSQPGWKSRQFC is encoded by the exons ATGATTCTCTCTCGCAATACTTCTAAGATATCCTCGGATACTTCTCCGTCCTCGTCTGCACGACTTCACCTCGGCACATCTTCTCTCCCTAAGTTCAAAAGCCACCAGGACTTTCACTGCAGCTTCAGCcgcacttgggggaaatatcaCTCGACGAGGAAAGACTTGATACTGAGTGCAGCAGCAGTTGAAGCCTCCGCCGACATGAGTATCAAGGCTGACGCAGAGCCCAACAACAATGTTTCCATCGAAGAGGAG GTGCGAACACTGTTTGTTAGTGGCCTTCCAGTGGACATTAAACCACGGGAGCTTTACCTTCTCTTCAGACCCTTTAAG GGTTATGAAGGGTCACTGATTAAGTTAACATCAAAACAG CCTGTCGGGTTTGTTACCTTTGACAGTCGTTCTGGAGCTGAAGCTGCGAAAAATGCTCTGAAT GGTATCCGTTTTGACCCCGAAAGTCCCCAGACCCTGCGCTTAGAGTTTGCTAAAGCCAACACGAAGATGGCAAAGAGTAAGCTGATGGCCACACCGAACCCCACAAATATCCACCCTGCTCTAGGAGCACACTTCATTGCACGGGACCCAT ATGATATGACAGGAGCAGCACTGATCCCAGCTTCTCCAGATGCCTGGACTCCTTACCCCCTGTACACCACGGAGCTGGCCCCAGGTCTCCCTCATGCAGCCTTTAGTTACCCAGCGGCCGCTGCCGCTGCTGCAGCCCTCCACGCCCAG atgCGCTGGTACCCTACTCCCTCTGAGACTTCCCAGCCTGGATGGAAGTCCCGGCAGTTTTGTTAG